Proteins encoded by one window of Chondromyces crocatus:
- a CDS encoding response regulator transcription factor: protein MAQRIATALVVDDDDAFRMTLQGALRRRGVLARTAATVDEGILALEYEPADLVVIDYRMPRGDGLSALARLRQIQPDAVIVMLTGYGDIPLAVAAVREGADTLLTKPVDADRLLREATALRERPRSSASGPTSQQSASLNLDEMERETIRAALKQSGGVVASAARLLGIDRRTLQRKLKKIGV from the coding sequence ATGGCGCAGCGGATCGCGACAGCGCTGGTGGTGGACGACGACGATGCATTCCGGATGACGCTGCAAGGCGCGCTTCGACGGCGTGGCGTGCTGGCGCGGACGGCGGCGACCGTCGACGAGGGGATCCTTGCGCTGGAGTACGAGCCGGCAGACCTCGTCGTCATCGATTACCGCATGCCTCGTGGTGACGGGCTGAGCGCGCTGGCGCGGCTTCGACAGATCCAGCCGGACGCAGTGATCGTGATGCTCACCGGGTACGGTGACATCCCACTTGCGGTGGCTGCGGTGCGAGAGGGTGCGGACACGCTGCTCACCAAGCCCGTCGATGCAGACCGACTGCTGCGTGAGGCGACTGCGCTGCGAGAGCGGCCTCGATCGAGCGCGTCGGGGCCGACTTCTCAGCAGTCTGCGAGCTTGAATCTGGATGAGATGGAGCGCGAAACGATCAGGGCAGCGTTGAAACAATCTGGGGGTGTTGTCGCGAGTGCGGCGCGTCTGCTGGGGATCGATCGCAGGACTCTCCAGCGGAAGTTGAAGAAGATCGGCGTGTGA
- a CDS encoding sensor histidine kinase, with product MVSPRRRRLAVLLTGPLPSSDETADRWLVQLRWAAIAGMLITTAAANALVPALDTVPLLGGITGIAVMNLVWTWLGRRAVDTRAAGDDPRDLTHLQIMGDVVALTWMLWFSGGIHNPFASFLTFQMALSGLLCSRRTTIVVGVATLCAIAALLPAPPLPLASAPLGEALLQSLADLFALSALVLFLGFFVVVYGSRLEELREQSVRNERQAMVGRMVGGISHELSTPLATILLASRDLVDVAREAGSEEASRLAETVAGEAQRASEIISLVRGQIRADQHLEPVELTSFVEEVSRTELSRLGWRGSLSFEGPRPVHARVLRSALRQILVNVLTNAVEAMTAESELDGRSDSDARDSGSDAPRRISVQVQDRGDEVEIAIADSGPGFSAAIEHRLGEPFQTTKESRGGMGLGLYISTLMAARMHAVLRAESTEQGGAKVTLSLRRGPSLGEVHVSGRDEEEDEG from the coding sequence ATGGTCTCGCCTCGCCGGCGACGCCTGGCCGTGCTGCTCACCGGGCCGCTGCCGTCCTCGGACGAGACGGCCGACCGCTGGCTCGTCCAGCTCCGGTGGGCCGCCATTGCGGGCATGCTGATCACGACGGCGGCGGCCAACGCGCTCGTCCCCGCCCTCGATACCGTCCCCTTGCTCGGCGGCATCACCGGGATCGCCGTGATGAACCTGGTGTGGACCTGGCTGGGGCGGAGAGCGGTCGACACCCGGGCGGCCGGCGATGATCCGCGGGACCTGACGCACCTCCAGATCATGGGCGACGTGGTGGCCTTGACCTGGATGCTCTGGTTCTCCGGGGGCATCCATAATCCTTTCGCCAGCTTCCTGACCTTCCAGATGGCGCTCTCCGGGCTGCTGTGCAGCCGCAGGACGACCATCGTGGTCGGCGTAGCGACCCTGTGTGCGATCGCGGCCTTGCTGCCCGCACCTCCCTTGCCCTTGGCCTCGGCGCCTCTCGGCGAAGCGCTGCTCCAGTCGCTGGCCGATCTCTTCGCGCTCTCCGCCCTCGTCCTGTTCCTCGGCTTCTTCGTCGTGGTCTACGGCAGTCGCCTCGAAGAGCTGCGCGAGCAGAGCGTACGGAACGAGCGTCAGGCGATGGTGGGCCGGATGGTGGGCGGCATCTCCCACGAGCTGAGCACGCCGCTGGCCACGATCCTCCTCGCCAGCCGTGATCTCGTGGACGTGGCGCGCGAGGCTGGCTCCGAGGAAGCGTCCCGGCTTGCCGAGACCGTGGCCGGAGAGGCGCAGCGCGCCAGCGAGATCATCAGCCTGGTGCGCGGACAGATCCGGGCCGATCAGCACCTCGAGCCGGTGGAGCTGACGTCTTTCGTCGAGGAGGTGTCGCGCACGGAGCTATCGCGCCTGGGGTGGCGTGGGTCGCTCTCGTTCGAAGGGCCGCGCCCGGTGCATGCGCGCGTTCTGCGCTCCGCGCTGCGTCAGATCCTCGTCAACGTGCTCACCAACGCGGTCGAGGCGATGACCGCGGAGTCCGAGCTCGACGGCAGGTCCGATAGCGACGCACGCGACAGTGGGTCCGACGCGCCGCGCCGCATCTCGGTGCAGGTGCAGGACCGAGGAGACGAAGTGGAGATTGCGATCGCCGACAGCGGGCCGGGCTTCAGCGCCGCCATCGAGCACCGGCTCGGGGAGCCCTTCCAGACGACGAAGGAGTCGCGCGGCGGCATGGGGCTCGGCCTGTACATCAGCACGCTCATGGCGGCCCGCATGCACGCGGTGCTGCGTGCCGAGAGCACCGAGCAAGGCGGCGCGAAGGTGACGCTTTCCTTGCGGCGAGGGCCGAGCCTGGGCGAGGTTCACGTGAGCGGGCGGGACGAGGAGGAGGACGAGGGATAG
- a CDS encoding cytochrome C oxidase subunit IV family protein → MIPLKMYIGTWLALLVFTVITVGASYIDFGDFNLWIAMLIATCKASMVALLFMHLLWDERFNSIILVSSIIFLGIFIGFTMADTGNRGRAEPVEHDRPADVKDPFGLQAPPAE, encoded by the coding sequence GTGATCCCGCTGAAGATGTACATCGGGACGTGGCTCGCCCTCCTGGTGTTCACCGTGATCACGGTTGGCGCGAGCTACATCGATTTCGGTGACTTCAACTTGTGGATCGCGATGCTCATCGCGACCTGCAAGGCCAGCATGGTGGCGCTGCTGTTCATGCACCTCCTCTGGGACGAGCGCTTCAACTCGATCATCCTGGTGTCCTCCATCATCTTCCTGGGGATCTTCATCGGCTTCACGATGGCCGACACGGGGAACCGGGGTCGGGCCGAGCCGGTCGAACATGACCGACCGGCCGACGTGAAGGACCCGTTCGGCTTGCAGGCACCGCCGGCCGAGTAA
- a CDS encoding cytochrome c oxidase subunit 3: protein MEKSPNFHVAHHFASADHQFSSNKMGIWLFLVTEILLFGGMFCAFAIFRNWYLGGFVEAHHHLDRVMGGINTIVLICSSLTMALAVRAAQMTSKKWVTILLGLTLAFAATFLVIKYFEYAHKFHDGLLPGKHFAATGFQEPREAGIFFAIYFMMTGIHGLHVVIGMGLITWVLLRNLKGEFSSRYYAPVEGVGLYWHLVDLIWIYLFPLLYLVG, encoded by the coding sequence GTGGAGAAGTCCCCGAACTTCCACGTCGCGCATCACTTCGCCAGCGCGGACCACCAGTTCAGCTCCAACAAGATGGGCATCTGGTTGTTCCTGGTGACGGAGATCCTCCTCTTCGGAGGGATGTTCTGCGCGTTCGCCATCTTCCGTAACTGGTATCTCGGTGGGTTCGTCGAGGCGCATCATCACCTCGATCGGGTGATGGGTGGCATCAACACCATCGTCCTGATTTGCTCCAGCTTGACGATGGCCCTCGCGGTGCGTGCGGCTCAGATGACCAGCAAGAAGTGGGTGACCATTCTGCTGGGTCTGACGCTGGCGTTCGCCGCGACCTTCCTCGTGATCAAGTACTTCGAGTACGCGCACAAGTTCCACGACGGCCTGCTCCCCGGGAAGCACTTCGCGGCCACCGGGTTCCAGGAGCCTCGGGAGGCGGGAATCTTCTTTGCGATCTACTTCATGATGACCGGCATCCACGGTCTTCACGTCGTGATCGGGATGGGGCTCATCACCTGGGTCCTCCTGCGCAACCTCAAGGGTGAGTTCTCGAGCCGGTACTACGCGCCCGTCGAGGGCGTGGGGCTCTACTGGCACTTGGTCGATCTGATCTGGATCTACCTGTTCCCGCTTCTCTACTTGGTGGGCTGA
- the ctaD gene encoding cytochrome c oxidase subunit I, which yields MSQTATVDHVVSAPDSGDGVDYIRAKSGIMSWLITIDHKRIGLMYLASVVLAFLVGGLFALAVRLELLTPDRTIMSAAGYNQAYTLHGAVMVFLFIIPSIPASLGNFLLPIMIGAKDVAFPKLNLLSLYVFWIGALITLSSLVIGGIDTGWTFYVPYSSRVSTTAVINVTLGAFIMGFSSILTGLNFIVTMHKLRAPGMSWYRMPLLCWALYATSLVQVVATPVLGITLVLLIFERAFSIGIFDPALGGDPVLYQHFFWFYSHPAVYIMILPGFGVISELIAVHSRRKVFGYKAIAFSSVAIALVGFLVWGHHMFVSGQSELAGTIFSFLTFLVAIPSGIKVFNWTSTLWRGSIKLDTPMLYALAFLILFTIGGLTGVFLGMLGVDLHLHDTYFVVAHFHYVMVGGTAVAFFGGLFHWWPKMTGKMYSEKVGALSAVLVFIGFNMTFFTQFFLGSRGMPRRYYNYLDQFQPLHAFSTVGSWVLGLGFAIGIGALLASLKNGKKAPANPWGGLSLEWQTASPPITENFKDTPTVTHGAYDYALAQGQKDHT from the coding sequence ATGTCGCAGACAGCTACTGTTGATCACGTCGTTTCAGCGCCCGACTCAGGCGATGGCGTTGACTACATCCGTGCGAAGAGCGGGATCATGTCCTGGCTCATCACGATCGATCACAAGCGGATCGGTCTGATGTATCTGGCCAGCGTCGTGCTCGCGTTCCTTGTGGGCGGGCTCTTCGCGCTGGCGGTGCGGCTGGAGCTGCTCACGCCGGATCGAACCATCATGAGTGCGGCTGGGTACAACCAGGCGTACACGCTCCACGGAGCGGTGATGGTGTTCTTGTTCATCATCCCGTCGATCCCGGCTTCGCTCGGCAACTTCTTGCTCCCGATCATGATCGGAGCGAAGGACGTCGCCTTCCCGAAGCTGAACCTGCTCAGTCTCTACGTCTTCTGGATCGGAGCGCTGATCACGCTCTCGTCTCTGGTCATCGGCGGCATCGACACGGGGTGGACGTTCTACGTGCCCTACTCGAGCCGGGTGTCGACCACGGCGGTCATCAACGTGACGCTCGGAGCCTTCATCATGGGCTTCTCGAGCATCCTGACGGGGCTGAACTTCATCGTCACGATGCACAAGCTCCGGGCACCAGGCATGAGCTGGTACCGGATGCCGCTCCTCTGCTGGGCGCTCTACGCGACCAGCCTGGTGCAGGTCGTCGCGACGCCGGTCCTCGGGATCACGCTGGTGCTTCTCATCTTCGAGCGCGCCTTCTCGATCGGCATCTTCGATCCCGCCCTCGGCGGTGATCCGGTCCTGTACCAGCACTTCTTCTGGTTCTACAGCCACCCGGCCGTCTACATCATGATCCTCCCGGGCTTCGGCGTGATCAGCGAGCTCATCGCGGTCCACTCCCGGCGCAAGGTCTTCGGCTACAAGGCGATCGCGTTCTCCAGCGTCGCCATCGCGCTGGTCGGCTTCCTCGTGTGGGGTCACCACATGTTCGTGTCGGGCCAGAGCGAGCTGGCGGGGACGATCTTCTCGTTCCTCACCTTCCTCGTGGCCATCCCCAGCGGCATCAAGGTCTTCAACTGGACCTCCACGCTCTGGCGCGGGTCGATCAAGCTCGACACGCCGATGCTCTACGCGCTGGCCTTCCTGATCCTGTTCACGATCGGCGGCCTGACCGGCGTGTTCCTCGGCATGCTGGGCGTCGACCTCCACCTGCACGACACGTACTTCGTCGTGGCTCACTTCCACTACGTGATGGTGGGCGGCACGGCGGTCGCGTTCTTCGGTGGGCTCTTCCACTGGTGGCCCAAGATGACGGGCAAGATGTACTCGGAGAAGGTGGGAGCGCTGAGCGCCGTCCTGGTGTTCATCGGCTTCAACATGACCTTCTTCACCCAGTTCTTCCTGGGTAGCCGGGGCATGCCGCGCCGTTATTACAACTACCTCGACCAGTTCCAGCCGCTGCACGCCTTCTCGACGGTCGGCTCCTGGGTGCTGGGTCTCGGCTTCGCCATCGGCATCGGCGCGCTGCTCGCCTCGCTGAAGAACGGCAAGAAGGCGCCCGCGAACCCCTGGGGCGGCCTGAGCCTGGAGTGGCAGACGGCTTCGCCGCCGATCACCGAGAACTTCAAGGACACCCCGACCGTGACGCATGGCGCGTACGACTATGCGCTGGCGCAGGGCCAGAAGGATCACACATGA
- the coxB gene encoding cytochrome c oxidase subunit II: MNKPHINIDSFWLPRQSSTLAEKVDFGFNAALWTGVFFFILVTGATIYLVARYRRRTENDKTSPIAHNTTLEVAWSVIPLIILIWLFFVGLRTYVYASVAPAESYEIKVTGEMYLWTFIYPDGTAVVNEMAVPKGRPVKLIMSSKDVVHSLFIPEFRVKQDAVPGLYTTVWFTATETGDTALLCTEFCGSGHSDMLATVKVLEESDFEKWIEQQSGPSDLPPEELGKLLFAKKSCATCHSVDGTPMQGPTFKGLFGRNEEMSDGTKVTVDENYIRESILNPQAKVVKGFPAVMPTYRGLLKDREIDALIAYLKTVK, translated from the coding sequence ATGAACAAACCCCACATCAACATCGACTCTTTCTGGCTCCCCCGGCAGAGCTCGACTCTGGCCGAGAAGGTCGACTTCGGCTTCAACGCGGCCCTCTGGACCGGCGTCTTCTTCTTCATCCTGGTCACCGGCGCGACGATCTACCTCGTCGCGAGGTACCGCCGGCGCACGGAGAACGACAAGACGAGCCCCATTGCGCACAACACGACGCTGGAGGTGGCCTGGTCAGTGATCCCGCTGATCATCCTCATCTGGCTCTTCTTCGTGGGACTGCGTACCTACGTCTACGCCTCGGTCGCGCCCGCGGAGTCCTACGAGATCAAGGTCACGGGGGAGATGTACCTGTGGACGTTCATCTATCCCGACGGGACCGCCGTCGTGAACGAGATGGCCGTTCCCAAGGGCCGCCCCGTGAAGCTCATCATGAGCTCGAAGGACGTGGTTCACAGCCTGTTCATCCCCGAGTTCCGCGTGAAGCAGGACGCGGTCCCCGGGCTGTACACCACGGTCTGGTTCACGGCGACGGAGACGGGCGATACGGCGCTGCTCTGCACCGAGTTCTGCGGTAGCGGGCACTCCGATATGCTCGCGACCGTGAAGGTGCTGGAGGAGTCGGACTTCGAGAAGTGGATCGAGCAGCAGTCGGGCCCGAGCGACCTTCCCCCGGAGGAACTGGGCAAGCTCCTGTTCGCCAAGAAGAGCTGCGCCACCTGCCACTCGGTGGATGGCACGCCGATGCAGGGGCCGACGTTCAAGGGCCTTTTCGGCCGCAACGAAGAAATGTCCGACGGGACGAAGGTCACCGTCGACGAGAACTACATTCGCGAGAGCATCTTGAATCCCCAGGCGAAGGTGGTGAAGGGCTTCCCGGCCGTCATGCCCACCTATCGCGGTCTCCTCAAAGATCGCGAGATCGACGCGCTGATCGCCTACCTCAAGACCGTGAAGTAA
- a CDS encoding SCO family protein: MHFPRLLPLITALALVVAVAAFAARAGAQPTSPLARGITAKPVDNTLPKELEGIGIEDRPGAELPRDVLMRDQDGREVRLGDYLTPGKPVVVVLAYYQCPMLCSMVLNGVLNAMKETAWTAGKEYRMLVVSFDPRDTVELARQKRETYVSAYGRDVGDRAFDFVVGDEANVRRLADAVGFGYRWDEATEQYAHAAGAFVVTPEGKLSRTLYGVAFPESTLRLALVEAGQGTIGTTLDRVILFCFHYDPKEGGYVVATWRLMRAGGAVTVLLLGGLLLRFWRRERSGIREAS, from the coding sequence ATGCATTTCCCCCGGCTCCTTCCCCTGATCACCGCGCTGGCGCTCGTCGTCGCGGTCGCCGCATTTGCGGCCAGGGCAGGGGCCCAGCCGACCTCTCCCCTGGCGCGTGGGATCACCGCAAAGCCGGTGGACAACACGCTCCCGAAGGAGCTGGAGGGGATCGGTATCGAGGATCGTCCCGGAGCCGAGCTGCCCCGGGACGTCCTGATGCGTGATCAAGACGGCCGCGAGGTCAGGCTCGGCGACTACCTGACACCCGGCAAGCCGGTGGTCGTGGTGCTGGCCTACTACCAGTGTCCGATGCTGTGCTCGATGGTCCTGAACGGCGTTCTCAACGCGATGAAGGAGACGGCGTGGACTGCGGGCAAAGAGTACCGGATGCTCGTGGTGAGCTTCGATCCTCGGGACACGGTGGAGCTGGCGCGGCAGAAGCGCGAGACCTACGTGTCTGCCTATGGCCGTGACGTGGGTGATCGCGCATTCGATTTCGTAGTTGGAGACGAAGCCAACGTGCGGCGGCTGGCCGACGCCGTGGGCTTTGGTTACCGGTGGGACGAGGCGACGGAGCAGTACGCTCACGCCGCCGGCGCCTTCGTCGTCACACCCGAAGGAAAGCTCTCCAGGACGCTGTACGGCGTCGCGTTCCCGGAGAGCACGCTCCGCTTGGCGCTCGTCGAGGCCGGGCAAGGCACGATCGGGACGACCCTGGATCGTGTGATTCTGTTTTGCTTTCACTATGACCCCAAGGAAGGGGGCTACGTCGTGGCGACCTGGCGCCTGATGAGAGCCGGGGGGGCCGTGACAGTGCTCCTGCTTGGGGGGCTGCTCCTCCGCTTCTGGCGTAGGGAGCGCTCGGGGATTCGCGAGGCATCATGA
- a CDS encoding c-type cytochrome, with translation MTRFLIPLTLVLLAGCRGQPSDKPPIHVFGDMDWQPKVQPQEASTVFADGRGSRPLVAGTVAQGHLDEDDAYYRGKLNGKHVPNVPVAVDQAFMKRGEERFNIYCTPCHDKTGGGRGLVIQRGFPPPVDLASDRVREMPDGEIFDVITNGVRNMPHYRKQVSVEDRWAIVSWVRVLQRSQFGKLEDVPAAERGNILPEEQPAAEAAPKEAK, from the coding sequence GTGACGCGCTTCCTGATTCCTCTGACCCTCGTTCTTCTCGCCGGCTGTCGTGGCCAGCCCAGCGACAAGCCGCCGATCCACGTCTTCGGTGACATGGACTGGCAGCCCAAGGTGCAGCCGCAGGAGGCTTCGACCGTCTTTGCCGATGGGCGCGGGTCGCGGCCTCTGGTCGCCGGCACCGTCGCCCAGGGGCACCTGGACGAGGACGACGCCTACTACCGGGGCAAGCTCAACGGCAAGCACGTTCCCAACGTGCCGGTGGCCGTGGATCAAGCCTTCATGAAGCGCGGCGAGGAGCGGTTCAACATCTACTGCACCCCCTGCCACGACAAGACGGGCGGTGGGCGTGGTCTGGTGATCCAGCGGGGCTTCCCCCCGCCGGTGGACCTCGCCTCGGATCGCGTTCGCGAGATGCCCGATGGCGAGATCTTCGACGTGATCACCAACGGCGTTCGCAACATGCCGCACTACCGCAAGCAGGTCTCCGTCGAGGACCGCTGGGCGATCGTCTCCTGGGTGCGGGTGCTTCAGCGCAGCCAGTTCGGGAAGCTGGAGGACGTGCCCGCCGCAGAGCGGGGCAACATCCTGCCCGAAGAGCAACCCGCCGCCGAGGCGGCTCCGAAGGAGGCCAAGTAA
- a CDS encoding DUF3341 domain-containing protein has translation MSERETDKPEQGDVGADEAVKAEKGADAAEQKAEVAEKEAEVAAKEAEAAEQKADAAEEEAAAARAEAEQKAEASPEEAAAAEARAEDAERKADEAIEEELAAKEKAEAARKEAEAAEEDAVAKGKKANAGPGKSAGDDKAGKKKKKSAPPVEEVAAAATPLPAARSVEKHVDDEEARPAAPAIIGAPYGLMGYFTTPADLFHACESLRDAGYVHFDAHTPFPVHGLEKAMGLKASRLPWFVLLGGFTGLSSAIALAWYTQAYDYPLSISGKLPFSYQVFVPIFFELTILFSALTCFVAVWAFGKLPTFSHPTMTHPAFPRATDDAFFISVEARDPKYDAGSTRRLLEKLGALDVQEVAQ, from the coding sequence ATGAGTGAGCGGGAGACCGACAAGCCGGAGCAGGGCGACGTGGGCGCTGACGAGGCCGTGAAGGCCGAGAAGGGCGCCGACGCCGCCGAGCAGAAGGCGGAGGTCGCCGAGAAGGAGGCCGAGGTCGCTGCGAAGGAGGCCGAGGCCGCCGAGCAGAAGGCCGACGCTGCCGAGGAAGAGGCCGCAGCGGCGCGCGCGGAGGCCGAGCAGAAGGCCGAAGCGTCGCCCGAAGAGGCGGCTGCTGCCGAGGCTCGCGCGGAGGACGCCGAGCGCAAGGCGGACGAGGCGATCGAGGAGGAGCTCGCCGCAAAAGAGAAAGCCGAAGCCGCCCGAAAGGAGGCCGAGGCCGCCGAGGAGGACGCTGTGGCCAAGGGCAAGAAGGCCAACGCAGGCCCAGGCAAGAGCGCCGGGGACGACAAGGCCGGTAAGAAGAAGAAGAAGAGCGCTCCTCCCGTCGAGGAGGTGGCAGCCGCGGCGACTCCGCTGCCGGCTGCGCGGAGCGTGGAGAAGCACGTCGACGATGAGGAGGCGCGCCCGGCGGCCCCCGCGATCATCGGCGCGCCCTACGGGTTGATGGGGTACTTCACCACCCCAGCAGACCTGTTCCACGCCTGTGAGTCGCTGCGGGACGCGGGTTACGTGCACTTCGACGCGCACACGCCGTTCCCGGTGCACGGCCTGGAGAAGGCGATGGGGCTCAAGGCCTCTCGTCTGCCTTGGTTCGTGCTCCTGGGCGGCTTCACCGGTCTATCGAGCGCGATCGCCCTCGCCTGGTACACCCAGGCGTACGACTACCCGCTCAGCATCAGCGGCAAGCTACCCTTCTCGTACCAGGTCTTCGTCCCGATCTTCTTCGAGCTGACCATCCTCTTCTCGGCGCTCACCTGCTTCGTCGCGGTGTGGGCTTTCGGGAAGCTACCGACCTTCTCCCATCCGACCATGACCCATCCCGCGTTCCCTCGGGCCACCGACGACGCGTTCTTCATCAGCGTGGAAGCACGCGATCCGAAGTACGACGCCGGTTCCACCCGACGTCTCCTCGAGAAGCTCGGCGCGCTCGACGTGCAGGAGGTGGCCCAGTGA
- the nrfD gene encoding NrfD/PsrC family molybdoenzyme membrane anchor subunit, which produces MSTSAPASDTHVVNDKTDDPVARHPLVLGGLGFKAITDRVAGISLGKTPRLWPFGLALALSLLMVLGGSLGWLVSQGVGVWGMNNTIGWAWDITGFVFWIGIGHAGTLISAILYLFRQKWRTSINRAAEAMTIFAVLAALIYPAFHVGRVWFAYWMLPIPNQMGMWPQMKSPLLWDVFAVSTYATVSLLFWYVGLVPDFATLRDRAETKTKQIVYGILALGWRGSHRAWVHYERAYQIFAGLSTPLVLSVHTIVSFDFAVSIIPGWHTTIFPPYFVAGAIFSGFAMVVTLMVVARSALGLKHLITMRHLENMNKIILATGTMVGYAYGIEFFMAWYSGNTFESFALMNRVFGPYAWAYWTMVSCNVLFPQLFWFKKIRTSIPAMFVISIIVNVGMWFERFVIIVTSLHRDYIPSSWSYYRPTLVDMSTFVGTFGLFLTLFLLFCRFLPVIAIGEVKGVLKAADPHGAHGHGEKAAEGHHE; this is translated from the coding sequence ATGAGCACTTCAGCACCCGCCAGCGACACCCACGTCGTGAACGACAAGACCGACGATCCGGTCGCGCGCCACCCTCTCGTCCTCGGCGGGCTCGGGTTCAAGGCGATCACCGATCGGGTTGCGGGCATCTCCCTCGGGAAGACCCCGCGCCTCTGGCCGTTCGGACTGGCGCTCGCGCTCAGCCTTCTCATGGTCCTCGGCGGCTCCCTCGGCTGGCTCGTCAGCCAGGGCGTCGGCGTCTGGGGCATGAACAACACGATCGGCTGGGCCTGGGACATCACCGGGTTCGTGTTCTGGATCGGTATCGGTCACGCCGGCACGCTGATCAGCGCCATCCTCTACCTGTTCCGGCAGAAGTGGAGGACGAGCATCAACCGCGCCGCGGAGGCCATGACGATCTTCGCCGTGCTCGCGGCGCTGATCTACCCGGCCTTCCACGTCGGCCGCGTGTGGTTCGCGTACTGGATGTTGCCCATCCCGAACCAGATGGGCATGTGGCCACAGATGAAGAGCCCACTTCTGTGGGACGTCTTCGCGGTGTCCACGTACGCGACGGTGTCGCTGCTCTTCTGGTACGTCGGTCTCGTTCCCGACTTCGCCACGCTGCGCGACCGCGCCGAGACGAAGACGAAGCAGATCGTCTACGGGATCCTGGCGCTGGGCTGGCGCGGTTCGCACCGCGCGTGGGTGCACTACGAGCGCGCGTACCAGATCTTCGCCGGTCTGAGCACGCCGCTGGTGCTCAGCGTGCACACGATCGTGTCGTTCGACTTCGCCGTCTCGATCATCCCGGGCTGGCACACGACGATCTTCCCGCCGTACTTCGTCGCAGGCGCCATCTTCAGCGGGTTCGCGATGGTCGTCACGCTGATGGTGGTGGCCCGTAGCGCGCTCGGGCTGAAGCACCTCATCACGATGCGGCACCTCGAGAACATGAACAAGATCATCCTCGCGACCGGCACGATGGTCGGTTACGCGTACGGGATCGAGTTCTTCATGGCCTGGTACAGCGGCAACACGTTCGAGAGCTTCGCGCTCATGAACCGTGTGTTCGGGCCGTATGCCTGGGCCTACTGGACCATGGTCAGCTGCAACGTGCTCTTCCCGCAGCTCTTTTGGTTCAAGAAGATCCGCACCAGCATCCCGGCGATGTTCGTCATCTCGATCATCGTGAACGTGGGTATGTGGTTCGAGCGCTTCGTCATCATCGTGACCAGCCTCCACCGCGACTACATTCCGTCGAGCTGGAGCTACTACCGGCCGACGCTGGTCGACATGTCGACCTTCGTGGGCACCTTCGGTCTGTTCCTGACGCTGTTCCTGCTGTTCTGCCGCTTCCTGCCGGTCATCGCGATCGGTGAGGTGAAGGGCGTGCTCAAGGCTGCCGATCCCCACGGCGCACACGGCCACGGGGAGAAGGCTGCGGAGGGGCACCATGAGTGA